From the genome of Candidatus Binatus sp.:
TGACTTTTGCTCAACAGGCCGAGCAGGCCGCTGCCGCCGCGCTCGACAACCGGTCCGTTGAGCTCGACCGCCAGAACCGAGTTGGGCTGCACCCGATGCGAGATGTAATCCGAGATGGCGACGATCGCGAACAGCACCGCGAGTGTGACCACCGTTCGAACAATCCATCGAAAAAACCTTCTGAACATTCGCTCCTCCGAACTGCGAAAGCGCGCCGCTGCGCCTTGGCGGAGTCAAAATGACGCGCCGCCGGGCGCGTTCCCTTGACAGTCGCAACCGGCAAGGATAGCCAACCATACCCGATTCCATGGAGCCAGTCGCCGATATAGAGCCGCCCCAGGCCGGAGTCCCGGGCAATCCGCGCGAACTGCCGATGAACCAGCGCGCGGCCGGCGCGATTCATCTGAGGATCGTCGCGCTCGCCTTCGCCGCCTGGATTTTCGACTTTTACGATTTGATTCTCTACTCGTTCCTGCTGGTTCCGGTTGCGCGCGAACTCCATCTGACGCCGGAGCAGTCGTCGATTGCGCTGGGTACGTCGCTGCTGATGACGGCGCTCGGCGGCGTCATTTTCGGCTTCCTCGGCGATCGCTTCGGACGGAAGCCAACGATCGCAGCCACGGTCGCGATCTACGGCGTCGGCACCGCGCTGTGCGGACTGAGCCAGACTCTGCCCCAACTGATCGTGTTTCGATCGATAACCGGGCTCGGGATGGGCGGCGGATGGGCCCCCGGACAAAGTCTGGTTGCCGAAAGCGTGCCGGCCGAGCGGCGCGCCCGATACGCAGCATACGTGCAGACGGGCGCGCCGCTCGGGGTTTTGTTGGCGGCGGCGGCGGGCGGTTATCTCGCACCCGCGATCGGATGGCGTCTGACGTTCATGGTTTCCGCCATCCCGGCCGTATTTGTCGTCGCCGCGGTGCTGAAGTGGATGCCGGAGAGCGACGTCTGGCAGCGCACGCGCATCAAGCTGAACCGCGGCGTCGATTTGCGCGCGATTCTCCTGCACAAGCGCATCTTCGTGCTGCTGTTCGTAGTCGTCCTGCTTAACTCCGAGGCGTATTGGTTCACGTACACGTGGATGCCGGGATACCTGGAACTCAAGCGCGGGCTCACCGCCGCGGGAGCAGGCCGCATGATGATGAAAATGCAGGTCGGCGGCGTGCTCGGCTACCTGACGTTTGGCCGCGTCGCGGACCGATTCGGCCGCCGACCCGCGTTTTGCGCCTACGGGATGCTGATGGCGGCCGGCACGATCCCGCCGACGATACTATGGAGTTCAGCGCGGGCGGTGCCCGGACTCATCTCGGCGGCGATGCTCACGGCGGGATTCGGCACCGGTATCTGGGCCGGAGTCGCGCCGATGATCGCCGAGCTGTTGCCGACGCGGATTCGCAATACGTCTCTGGGACTGCTGCTCAACGTCACGCGC
Proteins encoded in this window:
- a CDS encoding MFS transporter, yielding MNQRAAGAIHLRIVALAFAAWIFDFYDLILYSFLLVPVARELHLTPEQSSIALGTSLLMTALGGVIFGFLGDRFGRKPTIAATVAIYGVGTALCGLSQTLPQLIVFRSITGLGMGGGWAPGQSLVAESVPAERRARYAAYVQTGAPLGVLLAAAAGGYLAPAIGWRLTFMVSAIPAVFVVAAVLKWMPESDVWQRTRIKLNRGVDLRAILLHKRIFVLLFVVVLLNSEAYWFTYTWMPGYLELKRGLTAAGAGRMMMKMQVGGVLGYLTFGRVADRFGRRPAFCAYGMLMAAGTIPPTILWSSARAVPGLISAAMLTAGFGTGIWAGVAPMIAELLPTRIRNTSLGLLLNVTRGFQFFTPILIAALGARFGFGATLSLGAVFSTTGALMVWILPETRGRSITALD